In one Acidobacteriota bacterium genomic region, the following are encoded:
- a CDS encoding cation:proton antiporter: MPLIEALLLLLLLSRTIGEVFEHYGQPAMLGEITAGVILGPSFLGAVRYTDEIKALADLGVLLLVFLAGMEMNLETVRKSFRGRSSFVGIMGFVFPMLLGIGLGYLFHMGTTRAIFIGLCIAITALPVSVRILMDLGKIQTEIGQRIISAAVFNDVISLLILGVILQIKGKGGGVSVIFASMGLALAKAIAFMVGFVIIARVIKRFSPQRFLWSRHPLDRLLVKLKGKESIFAVALFFVIAFASFSQALGLQFVVGAFFGSMLLTYEVLGKEKFHEVQKTASDITMGFLGPIFFAAIGLQFDAASLRDWGLVVAILVVAFVGKIFGGYVGGRLAKLTREESWTLGIGLNGRGIMELVIASIALANGFIGDRLFTILVLMAVVTTFVTPFLLKRAYTQLPAESSQPVAKAL; encoded by the coding sequence GTGCCGCTGATTGAAGCTCTGCTCCTGCTTCTGCTGCTTTCCCGCACTATTGGAGAAGTGTTTGAGCATTACGGGCAGCCCGCCATGCTCGGGGAAATCACTGCGGGCGTAATCCTCGGCCCTTCTTTTCTGGGGGCGGTCCGGTACACGGATGAAATCAAAGCGCTGGCGGATTTAGGCGTTCTTCTGCTCGTATTCCTGGCGGGGATGGAAATGAATCTGGAAACCGTCAGAAAATCGTTCCGAGGCAGGAGTTCTTTTGTTGGAATCATGGGTTTTGTCTTTCCGATGCTTCTTGGGATTGGTCTGGGCTACCTGTTCCATATGGGCACTACACGCGCGATCTTTATCGGCCTGTGTATTGCCATTACCGCATTGCCGGTCAGCGTCCGCATTCTCATGGACCTGGGCAAGATCCAGACTGAAATCGGCCAGAGAATCATTTCCGCGGCGGTCTTCAACGATGTCATCTCCCTCCTCATTCTCGGAGTGATCCTGCAAATCAAAGGAAAAGGCGGAGGAGTCAGCGTCATCTTTGCATCAATGGGTCTGGCTCTGGCCAAAGCAATCGCATTTATGGTGGGATTTGTCATTATTGCCAGGGTCATCAAACGTTTTTCCCCCCAGCGGTTTTTATGGTCTCGACACCCATTGGATCGATTGCTCGTCAAGCTGAAGGGCAAGGAATCCATATTTGCGGTCGCTTTGTTCTTCGTCATTGCATTTGCCAGTTTCTCGCAGGCCCTTGGCTTGCAATTCGTGGTGGGAGCGTTCTTCGGGTCGATGCTGCTCACCTACGAGGTTCTGGGGAAGGAGAAATTCCACGAAGTTCAAAAAACGGCCTCTGATATCACAATGGGCTTTCTGGGCCCGATCTTTTTCGCGGCGATCGGGCTACAGTTTGACGCGGCAAGCCTGAGAGACTGGGGACTGGTCGTGGCGATCCTCGTTGTAGCGTTTGTGGGGAAGATTTTCGGAGGGTACGTGGGCGGCCGCCTTGCCAAACTCACGAGGGAAGAAAGCTGGACGCTCGGCATAGGGCTAAATGGCAGAGGAATCATGGAACTGGTTATTGCCAGTATCGCATTGGCGAACGGCTTTATCGGTGACCGCCTGTTTACAATTCTCGTGCTGATGGCGGTAGTTACTACCTTCGTGACGCCATTCCTGCTCAAAAGAGCTTACACACAACTGCCGGCAGAGAGTTCTCAGCCCGTTGCCAAGGCGCTGTAG
- a CDS encoding ABC transporter substrate-binding protein, translating into MVQNSNQPGPGTSKAAVELNLAHSPDSDDAFMFYALATKKIPTGNMEFVHVLEDIETLNQKARAEVYDITAVSFHAYAELAERYILMSSGASFGDGYGPIIVTRTPMQGASLKGKRVAIPGKKTTAFLALCLYEPDFEPVETRFDGILDKVIDGQVDAGVVIHEGQLTYGSYGLARMVDLGVWWKNETGLPLPLGGNVIRRALDPEVIRRADELLRESIAYGLEHRDEALEYALNFARGLEPATAEHFVSMYVNQWTLDYGEQGRRAVQTLLDRGFEAGIIPQAVKAEFVRQ; encoded by the coding sequence ATGGTTCAGAATTCAAACCAGCCCGGGCCCGGAACATCGAAGGCAGCCGTCGAGCTTAACCTGGCTCACAGTCCTGATTCTGATGACGCGTTCATGTTTTATGCCCTGGCAACAAAAAAAATCCCCACAGGCAATATGGAATTCGTGCACGTGCTCGAAGACATCGAAACCTTGAATCAGAAAGCCCGTGCGGAAGTGTACGACATCACGGCTGTTTCATTTCACGCCTATGCCGAACTGGCCGAACGTTATATCCTGATGTCTTCAGGCGCAAGCTTCGGGGACGGTTACGGCCCCATCATTGTCACACGCACTCCCATGCAAGGAGCAAGCTTGAAGGGAAAACGGGTCGCCATCCCGGGAAAAAAGACGACGGCATTCCTGGCGCTTTGCCTGTACGAACCGGATTTCGAACCGGTGGAAACACGTTTTGACGGGATCCTGGACAAGGTAATAGATGGACAGGTGGATGCCGGCGTCGTCATCCACGAAGGCCAGTTGACTTACGGAAGTTACGGACTCGCCAGGATGGTTGATCTGGGAGTCTGGTGGAAGAACGAAACGGGATTGCCGCTTCCGCTGGGCGGTAATGTAATCCGGCGCGCGCTTGATCCTGAAGTCATCCGCCGGGCAGATGAACTACTTCGTGAAAGCATTGCCTACGGCCTCGAACATCGTGACGAGGCGCTGGAATATGCATTGAACTTTGCCCGGGGACTTGAACCGGCAACGGCTGAACACTTTGTTTCAATGTACGTCAACCAATGGACACTCGATTACGGCGAGCAGGGCCGCCGGGCCGTGCAGACCTTGCTCGACCGCGGCTTCGAGGCCGGCATCATTCCTCAGGCTGTCAAAGCGGAGTTCGTGAGGCAGTAA